In Helianthus annuus cultivar XRQ/B chromosome 3, HanXRQr2.0-SUNRISE, whole genome shotgun sequence, a single window of DNA contains:
- the LOC110931179 gene encoding uncharacterized protein LOC110931179 — MDTVVDISGCADKDVVKFISQSFKGEALAWWRSLIQATRKIPLYNLSWDQFVALIKENYCPQHEVEKIESDFLLLVMKNLDCQAYLTSFNTMSRQRSLRNTDAEKGKREDDNSRRSEKKHKGNNDHKKVSGSKKEGQQMGDKPKCKICKKHYFGKCIYESKSQSQPRACGICKSSEHKTLDCKKIKDATCYNCNKKGHIKSNCPKFAKKAEEGKKTNARVFQMNTQEAIQNDNVITALANSGGSFLLAEMSVSGESKTIESVSEQFVEIKREDVGGSTDESCLSDGVDSGCEDVEKGVGIEVEDG; from the exons atggacactgtggtAGATATCAGTGGGTGCGCTGATAAGGATGTTGTAAAGTTTATATCGCAGTCATTCAAGGGTGAGgcactagcttggtggaggtcgttgatCCAAGCTACCAGAAAAATCCCATTGTACAATCtatcatgggatcagtttgtggCATTGATtaaggagaactactgccctcagcatgaggttgaaaagattgagtctGATTTCTTATTGTtggttatgaaaaacctagaTTGCCAAGCCTACCTTACAAGCTTCAAtacaatgtcaag gcagagatcgctgaggaacactgATGCTGAAAAGGgaaagcgtgaggatgacaaCTCACGACGTTCAGAAAAGAAGCATAAGGGAAATAATGACCACAAAAAGGTTTCTGGATCTAAGAAGGAGGGTCAGCAGATGggtgataagcccaagtgtaaaatCTGTAAGAAGCACTATTTCGGGAAATGCATATATGAGTCGAAATCCCAGTCACAGCCAAGGGCATGTGGGATTTGTAAATCTTCTGAGCACAAGACTCtagactgcaagaagataaaggacgcaacgtGCTACAACTGCAAcaagaaagggcacattaagtcAAATTGCCCAAAGTTTGCGAAGAAGGCTGAGGAGGGGAAGAAGACCAAcgctagggtcttccagatgaacacACAGGAGGCGATCCAAAACgacaatgtgataacag CGCTTGCGAACTCCGGCGGTAGTTTCCTGTTAGCCGAAATGAGTGTGTCCGGTGAGAGCAAAACCATCGAGAGTGTGTCGGAACAGTTTGTGGAAATCAAACGAGAGGATGTAGGGGGTTCGACCGATGAAAGTTGTTTGAGTGATGGTGTCGATAGTGGCTGTGAGGATGTCGAGAAAGGTGTGGGGATCGAGGTGGAGGATGGTTGA